The following proteins are encoded in a genomic region of Phalacrocorax carbo chromosome 2, bPhaCar2.1, whole genome shotgun sequence:
- the TP53INP1 gene encoding tumor protein p53-inducible nuclear protein 1 isoform X1: protein MFQRLNNMLMGEINSLSSQEPEFSEKEDDEWILVDFIADTCTNCSTEEADITEVSATDGSPVFSCLPSPLEHLPEASESCFIQFESCPMEESWFITPPPCFTAGGLTTIKVETSPMENLLIEHPSMSVYAVHNTCHSLNETGCGDEEFHSPGSPRLEAQNETGQRVHCYITALATHSTFLEKNKSFRPTHWIKEHNGRHYLNRNGFRRQNLTRDCHSRQIKHNGLFVHQPCQRQFNY, encoded by the exons ATGTTCCAGAGGTTAAATAACATGCTCATGGGAGAGATTAATAGCTTGTCCAGCCAAGAGCCAGAGTTCAGTGAGAAAGAAGACGACGAGTGGATTCTGGTTGACTTTATAG CAGACACTTGCACTAATTGCTCCACGGAGGAAGCGGACATCACTGAAGTATCAGCCACCGATGGCTCGCCTGTCTTCTCTTGTTTACCGTCTCCCTTGGAACACTTGCCAGAGGCTAGCGAGTCTTGCTTCATCCAGTTTGAGTCATGTCCCATGGAGGAGAGCTGGTTTATCACCCCTCCCCCATGTTTTACTGCAGGTGGATTAACCACTATCAAAGTGGAAACTAGTCCGATGGAGAACCTCCTAATAGAGCATCCCAGCATGTCTGTGTATGCTGTCCACAATACCTGTCACAGCCTTAACGAGACTGGGTGTGGAGATGAGGAGTTTCACAGCCCAGGTAGTCCCAG ACTGGAGGCCCAAAATGAAACAGGACAGCGTGTTCACTGCTACATCACAGCTCTTGCTACTCATTCaacttttctggaaaaaaacaagagcTTTCGTCCTACTCACTGGATAAAAGAACATAATGGAAGACACTATCTCAACAGAAACGGTTTCCGTCGCCAAAACCTCACCAGGGATTGCCACTCTCGGCAAATCAAGCACAATGGACTGTTTGTTCACCAGCCTTGCCAGCGTCAGTTCAATTACTGA
- the TP53INP1 gene encoding tumor protein p53-inducible nuclear protein 1 isoform X4, whose amino-acid sequence MFQRLNNMLMGEINSLSSQEPEFSEKEDDEWILVDFIGGLTTIKVETSPMENLLIEHPSMSVYAVHNTCHSLNETGCGDEEFHSPGSPRLEAQNETGQRVHCYITALATHSTFLEKNKSFRPTHWIKEHNGRHYLNRNGFRRQNLTRDCHSRQIKHNGLFVHQPCQRQFNY is encoded by the exons ATGTTCCAGAGGTTAAATAACATGCTCATGGGAGAGATTAATAGCTTGTCCAGCCAAGAGCCAGAGTTCAGTGAGAAAGAAGACGACGAGTGGATTCTGGTTGACTTTATAG GTGGATTAACCACTATCAAAGTGGAAACTAGTCCGATGGAGAACCTCCTAATAGAGCATCCCAGCATGTCTGTGTATGCTGTCCACAATACCTGTCACAGCCTTAACGAGACTGGGTGTGGAGATGAGGAGTTTCACAGCCCAGGTAGTCCCAG ACTGGAGGCCCAAAATGAAACAGGACAGCGTGTTCACTGCTACATCACAGCTCTTGCTACTCATTCaacttttctggaaaaaaacaagagcTTTCGTCCTACTCACTGGATAAAAGAACATAATGGAAGACACTATCTCAACAGAAACGGTTTCCGTCGCCAAAACCTCACCAGGGATTGCCACTCTCGGCAAATCAAGCACAATGGACTGTTTGTTCACCAGCCTTGCCAGCGTCAGTTCAATTACTGA
- the TP53INP1 gene encoding tumor protein p53-inducible nuclear protein 1 isoform X2 — protein MFQRLNNMLMGEINSLSSQEPEFSEKEDDEWILVDFIDTCTNCSTEEADITEVSATDGSPVFSCLPSPLEHLPEASESCFIQFESCPMEESWFITPPPCFTAGGLTTIKVETSPMENLLIEHPSMSVYAVHNTCHSLNETGCGDEEFHSPGSPRLEAQNETGQRVHCYITALATHSTFLEKNKSFRPTHWIKEHNGRHYLNRNGFRRQNLTRDCHSRQIKHNGLFVHQPCQRQFNY, from the exons ATGTTCCAGAGGTTAAATAACATGCTCATGGGAGAGATTAATAGCTTGTCCAGCCAAGAGCCAGAGTTCAGTGAGAAAGAAGACGACGAGTGGATTCTGGTTGACTTTATAG ACACTTGCACTAATTGCTCCACGGAGGAAGCGGACATCACTGAAGTATCAGCCACCGATGGCTCGCCTGTCTTCTCTTGTTTACCGTCTCCCTTGGAACACTTGCCAGAGGCTAGCGAGTCTTGCTTCATCCAGTTTGAGTCATGTCCCATGGAGGAGAGCTGGTTTATCACCCCTCCCCCATGTTTTACTGCAGGTGGATTAACCACTATCAAAGTGGAAACTAGTCCGATGGAGAACCTCCTAATAGAGCATCCCAGCATGTCTGTGTATGCTGTCCACAATACCTGTCACAGCCTTAACGAGACTGGGTGTGGAGATGAGGAGTTTCACAGCCCAGGTAGTCCCAG ACTGGAGGCCCAAAATGAAACAGGACAGCGTGTTCACTGCTACATCACAGCTCTTGCTACTCATTCaacttttctggaaaaaaacaagagcTTTCGTCCTACTCACTGGATAAAAGAACATAATGGAAGACACTATCTCAACAGAAACGGTTTCCGTCGCCAAAACCTCACCAGGGATTGCCACTCTCGGCAAATCAAGCACAATGGACTGTTTGTTCACCAGCCTTGCCAGCGTCAGTTCAATTACTGA
- the TP53INP1 gene encoding tumor protein p53-inducible nuclear protein 1 isoform X3: MFQRLNNMLMGEINSLSSQEPEFSEKEDDEWILVDFIADTCTNCSTEEADITEVSATDGSPVFSCLPSPLEHLPEASESCFIQFESCPMEESWFITPPPCFTAGGLTTIKVETSPMENLLIEHPSMSVYAVHNTCHSLNETGCGDEEFHSPGSPRAKKSCLRHTGTTGGPK, encoded by the exons ATGTTCCAGAGGTTAAATAACATGCTCATGGGAGAGATTAATAGCTTGTCCAGCCAAGAGCCAGAGTTCAGTGAGAAAGAAGACGACGAGTGGATTCTGGTTGACTTTATAG CAGACACTTGCACTAATTGCTCCACGGAGGAAGCGGACATCACTGAAGTATCAGCCACCGATGGCTCGCCTGTCTTCTCTTGTTTACCGTCTCCCTTGGAACACTTGCCAGAGGCTAGCGAGTCTTGCTTCATCCAGTTTGAGTCATGTCCCATGGAGGAGAGCTGGTTTATCACCCCTCCCCCATGTTTTACTGCAGGTGGATTAACCACTATCAAAGTGGAAACTAGTCCGATGGAGAACCTCCTAATAGAGCATCCCAGCATGTCTGTGTATGCTGTCCACAATACCTGTCACAGCCTTAACGAGACTGGGTGTGGAGATGAGGAGTTTCACAGCCCAGGTAGTCCCAG GGCCAAGAAAAGCTGCTTAAGGCACACTGGCACA ACTGGAGGCCCAAAATGA
- the TP53INP1 gene encoding tumor protein p53-inducible nuclear protein 1 isoform X5, with amino-acid sequence MFQRLNNMLMGEINSLSSQEPEFSEKEDDEWILVDFIDTCTNCSTEEADITEVSATDGSPVFSCLPSPLEHLPEASESCFIQFESCPMEESWFITPPPCFTAGGLTTIKVETSPMENLLIEHPSMSVYAVHNTCHSLNETGCGDEEFHSPGSPRAKKSCLRHTGTTGGPK; translated from the exons ATGTTCCAGAGGTTAAATAACATGCTCATGGGAGAGATTAATAGCTTGTCCAGCCAAGAGCCAGAGTTCAGTGAGAAAGAAGACGACGAGTGGATTCTGGTTGACTTTATAG ACACTTGCACTAATTGCTCCACGGAGGAAGCGGACATCACTGAAGTATCAGCCACCGATGGCTCGCCTGTCTTCTCTTGTTTACCGTCTCCCTTGGAACACTTGCCAGAGGCTAGCGAGTCTTGCTTCATCCAGTTTGAGTCATGTCCCATGGAGGAGAGCTGGTTTATCACCCCTCCCCCATGTTTTACTGCAGGTGGATTAACCACTATCAAAGTGGAAACTAGTCCGATGGAGAACCTCCTAATAGAGCATCCCAGCATGTCTGTGTATGCTGTCCACAATACCTGTCACAGCCTTAACGAGACTGGGTGTGGAGATGAGGAGTTTCACAGCCCAGGTAGTCCCAG GGCCAAGAAAAGCTGCTTAAGGCACACTGGCACA ACTGGAGGCCCAAAATGA